In the Pseudothauera hydrothermalis genome, one interval contains:
- a CDS encoding methyl-accepting chemotaxis protein, with protein MKSLQVRLIAFVALMILLTAAVSGAVSYYQLRNLLLDSVAREGRGVAAGYAQLVSEWVSARARQVAALREVALTEEVLPWLQRFEQGGGFDLVYVGYEDRRTVFSTPQNLPAGYDPTARPWYVGAVAAGEGGFVSKPYADASTGQLVVSLSAAVREGGRTAAVVAADVSMGSLVKSLLNNPIPGEGQAFLLHRDGTILAHPNSALVLKPIGEFSADLDPARLERMIGGDTLADIRAAGTDYFMLARAVPNTDWVLGVAMQRQVVLAPLDTLLVGIVAVLAVATAAAAGIASMVLARLLSGLRRIRHALAEIAQGEGDLTARLEIDSEDEIGKVARAFNTFLGRLHQMFRSLNDEAARLTGGVRSLEATMGTIAAESSQLADISSSNAATIEQITVAVSHIADNAGDADRLMHETGELSAKGVQQVREAASNAARTMDEVNALSSVLEQLETSSEQISSIVEVIREIADQTNLLALNAAIEAARAGEQGRGFAVVADEVRKLAERTAGATLEIGKMIERVRTETGQAAARMRTTTAEVQTSVTLSNTAAERIADMQTRLQEAIERIGEIALSTREQTNATTLMAQSTEQINARLLAADDALQTARRTLSEMRAVADATERLLSGFKL; from the coding sequence ATGAAATCCCTGCAAGTGCGCCTGATCGCCTTTGTAGCGCTGATGATTTTGCTCACCGCTGCGGTGAGCGGCGCGGTGTCTTATTACCAATTGCGTAACCTGCTGCTCGACAGCGTGGCCCGCGAGGGCCGCGGGGTCGCCGCCGGCTATGCGCAACTGGTGTCCGAATGGGTCAGCGCACGGGCGCGCCAAGTGGCGGCACTGCGCGAGGTCGCACTGACCGAGGAGGTGCTGCCGTGGCTGCAGCGCTTCGAGCAAGGCGGCGGCTTCGATCTGGTCTATGTGGGTTATGAAGATCGTCGCACGGTGTTCAGCACCCCGCAGAATCTGCCGGCTGGTTACGACCCCACCGCACGGCCCTGGTATGTGGGCGCGGTGGCAGCCGGTGAAGGCGGTTTCGTCTCCAAACCCTACGCCGACGCCTCCACCGGCCAGTTGGTAGTGTCTTTGTCGGCGGCGGTGCGCGAAGGCGGACGCACCGCTGCGGTGGTGGCCGCCGACGTGTCGATGGGCAGCCTGGTCAAGTCCTTGCTCAACAACCCCATCCCCGGCGAAGGCCAAGCTTTTTTGCTGCACCGCGACGGCACCATTCTGGCGCATCCCAACTCAGCGCTGGTGCTCAAGCCAATCGGCGAATTTTCCGCCGACCTGGATCCGGCCCGCCTGGAGCGCATGATCGGCGGTGACACCTTGGCGGACATCCGCGCAGCAGGCACCGACTACTTCATGCTCGCACGTGCCGTCCCCAACACCGACTGGGTGCTGGGCGTCGCGATGCAGCGCCAAGTGGTGCTCGCCCCGCTCGACACTTTGCTGGTAGGGATCGTCGCGGTGCTGGCGGTGGCCACTGCAGCGGCGGCCGGAATCGCCTCCATGGTGCTCGCCCGCCTGCTCTCCGGCCTGCGCCGCATCCGCCATGCGCTGGCCGAAATCGCCCAGGGCGAGGGCGATCTGACCGCACGCCTGGAGATTGACAGCGAAGACGAGATCGGCAAGGTGGCCCGCGCCTTCAACACCTTTCTTGGGCGCCTGCACCAAATGTTCCGCTCGCTCAACGACGAAGCGGCCCGGCTCACCGGTGGCGTGCGCAGCCTGGAAGCGACCATGGGCACCATCGCCGCCGAATCCAGCCAGCTTGCCGACATCTCCAGTTCCAACGCCGCCACCATCGAGCAAATCACCGTGGCCGTATCGCACATTGCCGACAATGCCGGCGATGCCGACCGGCTGATGCATGAAACCGGTGAGCTATCGGCCAAAGGGGTGCAACAAGTGCGCGAGGCAGCCAGCAATGCCGCCCGCACCATGGACGAGGTCAACGCCCTGTCCAGCGTGCTCGAACAACTGGAAACCAGTTCCGAGCAAATCAGCAGCATCGTCGAGGTGATCCGCGAAATTGCCGATCAAACCAATCTTCTGGCACTCAACGCGGCCATCGAGGCGGCGCGCGCCGGCGAGCAGGGGCGCGGCTTTGCGGTGGTGGCCGATGAAGTGCGCAAACTGGCCGAACGCACTGCCGGCGCAACCTTGGAGATCGGCAAAATGATCGAGCGGGTGCGCACCGAGACCGGTCAGGCTGCCGCGCGCATGCGCACCACCACGGCCGAGGTGCAAACCAGCGTCACTTTGAGCAACACCGCTGCCGAGCGCATTGCCGACATGCAGACCCGCTTGCAGGAAGCCATCGAGCGGATCGGTGAAATTGCGCTGTCGACCCGCGAACAGACCAACGCCACCACTTTGATGGCGCAAAGCACCGAGCAAATCAACGCCCGCCTGCTTGCCGCCGACGATGCGCTGCAGACTGCGCGCCGCACGCTGTCGGAAATGCGCGCGGTGGCTGACGCCACCGAGCGGCTGCTGTCGGGGTTCAAACTCTGA